In one window of Pediococcus inopinatus DNA:
- a CDS encoding replication initiation protein, with amino-acid sequence MSNELVKYQPELNTIPLRKFSPVEMNLFFSIVSRMRDKGDQTVRFSFDQLKELSNYKPTANRRFIDDIKRTYDHLMDLRFGSQSKSGLSFERFVMFTKFKINGDVDEPYVDVEIYKDALPLLNNLESWVRYALIEFRDLKSSYAKTMFRLLKGYRTTGYAYFSKADFDELLDIPKTYRQGDINKKVIKPIKEELTPLFRGLTVRKKYGKRRGKPVIGYSFAWKPEKKDANDFSQGQLQDERQKLFNIQHNGELTEQEKWRAIDKVKGLTLGSTEKQALADKQAEHDKKIRDQARQEALAELLKGFGNHA; translated from the coding sequence TTGAGCAACGAACTAGTTAAATATCAACCGGAGTTAAATACAATTCCTCTGCGTAAATTTAGTCCTGTTGAGATGAATTTATTTTTTTCAATTGTGTCTAGAATGCGTGATAAGGGTGACCAAACCGTCCGCTTTAGCTTTGACCAGCTAAAAGAGTTAAGTAATTACAAACCCACAGCTAATCGGCGCTTTATCGACGATATTAAACGCACCTACGACCACTTGATGGACTTGCGTTTCGGTAGCCAAAGCAAAAGTGGGTTGTCGTTCGAAAGATTTGTCATGTTTACCAAATTTAAGATCAACGGTGACGTAGACGAGCCGTACGTTGACGTAGAAATCTACAAAGACGCTTTGCCCTTGCTGAACAATCTAGAGAGTTGGGTGCGGTATGCACTTATCGAGTTTCGCGACCTAAAAAGTAGCTATGCCAAAACCATGTTTCGATTACTCAAAGGCTATCGGACAACTGGATACGCCTACTTTTCCAAAGCAGATTTTGATGAGTTACTTGATATTCCAAAAACTTATCGGCAAGGCGACATTAACAAAAAAGTAATAAAACCAATCAAAGAAGAACTTACCCCCCTATTTCGTGGGCTAACTGTCCGCAAGAAATACGGTAAAAGGCGAGGAAAGCCTGTTATTGGCTATTCTTTTGCATGGAAACCCGAAAAGAAAGATGCCAATGATTTCTCACAAGGCCAATTACAAGATGAGCGTCAAAAGCTTTTTAATATTCAGCATAATGGTGAATTAACAGAGCAGGAAAAATGGCGCGCCATTGACAAGGTTAAGGGGTTAACTTTAGGCTCTACTGAGAAACAAGCATTGGCTGATAAACAGGCCGAGCACGATAAAAAAATAAGAGATCAAGCAAGACAAGAAGCACTTGCTGAACTCCTAAAGGGGTTTGGAAATCATGCCTAA